From one Rhinoderma darwinii isolate aRhiDar2 chromosome 1 unlocalized genomic scaffold, aRhiDar2.hap1 SUPER_1_unloc_21, whole genome shotgun sequence genomic stretch:
- the LOC142670918 gene encoding uncharacterized protein LOC142670918, with the protein MEEWEYLEGHKDLYEEVMMEDYRPRTSQDESSRRNPPERCPCPLYSQDCPEESHNAPENHQGEDLIHIKVEVKDEAQEETDVMADQQYGSSRRNPPEKCPSPLYSQDCPEENHNVPENHQGEDLTNSKAEHEAEEERVRGDQPCKSEVEEEIPGGVTTENPSKNSEGNFTLLLNYKVDDEDIIQRSSGENLITLNIHPGLHSKDLSYNFTNNEEPSTQSQIVTTSTAQKGGKRFQCGKPFKKISGLLTNRRIHTGENPYSCAECGKCFTDKSNLVIHERSHTGEKPYSCSECGKCFKFKSNLVRHERIHTVEKPYSCPECAKCFTDKSGLVIHERLHTGEKPYSCSESGKCFTHKSHLVIHERSHTGEKPYSCAECGKSFKLKTNLVRHERIHTGEKPYSCSECGKCFTNKSHLVIHERSHTGEKPYSCSECGKCFTNKSHLVRHERSHTGEKPYSCSECGKCFTNKSALVTHEKIHRGEKLYSCSECGKCFITKSYVVKHKRIHTGEKPYSCSECGKCFTDKSGLIVHKRSHTGEKPYSCPECGKCFTDISGLIVHKRSHTGEKPYSCSECGKCFTYKSHLVIHERSHTGEKPYSCPECGKCFTDISGLIVHKRSHTGEKPYSCSECGKCFTDKSGLVRHERSHTGEKPYSCPECGKCLTDKSSLVVHKRSHTGEKL; encoded by the exons ATGAATCCAGTagaagaaatccaccagagagatgtccctgtcctctgtattcccaggactgtccagaggaaagtcacaatgccccagagaatcatcag GGTGAAGATCTGATTCATATTAAGGTTGAAGTTAAAGATGAAGCACAAGAGGAGACGGATGTAATGGCTGATCAGCAGT atggatccagtaggagaaatccaccagagaaatgtcccagtcctctgtattcccaggactgtccagaggaaaatcacaatgtgccagagaatcatcag ggggaagatctgactaatagtAAAGCCGAGCATGAagcagaagaagagcgggtgaggggcgatcaaccatgtaagagtgaagtggaggaggaaattccaggaggtgttaccacag aaaatcccagtaagaactctgagggaaacttcacgttattgctaaattataaagtagaCGATGAAGATATCATCCAGCgctcttcaggagaaaacctcattacccttaatatacatccaggacttcacagtaaaGACCTATCATATAATTTCACTAATAATGAGGAACCTTCTAcccaatcacagattgttaccacaagtacagcccagaaagggggtaaaaggtttcaatgtggtaaaccgttcaaaaaaatctcaggtcttttaacaaacagaagaattcacacaggagagaatccgtattcatgtgcagaatgtgggaaatgttttacagataaatcaaatcttgttatacatgagagaagtcacacaggagagaagccgtattcatgttcagaatgtgggaaatgttttaaatttaaatcaaatcttgttagacatgagagaattcacacagtagagaagccgtattcatgtccagaatgtgcgaaatgttttacagataaatcaggtcttgttatacatgagagacttcatacaggagagaagccatattcatgttcagaaagtgggaaatgttttacacataaatcacatcttgttatacatgagagaagtcacacaggtgagaagccgtattcatgtgcaGAATGTGGGAAAAGTTTTAAATTGAAAacaaatcttgttagacatgagagaattcacacaggggagaagccatattcatgttcagaatgtgggaaatgttttacaaataaatcacatcttgttatacatgagagaagtcacacaggagagaagccgtattcatgttcagaatgtgggaaatgttttacaaataaatcacatcttgttagacatgagagaagtcacacaggagagaagccatattcatgttcagaatgtgggaaatgttttacaaataaatcagctcttgttacacatgagaaaaTTCACAGAGGTGAGAagctgtattcatgttcagaatgtgggaaatgttttataacAAAATCCTATGTTGTTAAacataagagaattcacacaggagagaagccatattcatgttcagaatgtgggaaatgttttacagataaatcaggtcttattgtacataagagaagtcacacaggagagaagccatattcatgtccagaatgtgggaaatgttttacagatatatCAGGTCTTATtgtacataagagaagtcacacaggagagaagccatattcatgttcagaatgtgggaaatgttttacatataaatcccatcttgttatacatgagagaagtcacacaggagagaagccatattcatgtccagaatgtgggaaatgttttacagatatatCAGGTCTTATtgtacataagagaagtcacacaggagagaagccatattcatgttcagaatgtgggaaatgttttacagataaatcaggtcttgttagacatgagagaagtcacacaggagagaagccatattcatgtccagaatgtgggaaatgtcttacagataaatcaagtcttgttgtacataagagaagtcacacaggagagaaattatag